In the Helianthus annuus cultivar XRQ/B chromosome 11, HanXRQr2.0-SUNRISE, whole genome shotgun sequence genome, one interval contains:
- the LOC110869170 gene encoding probable protein phosphatase 2C 5, producing the protein MSEKETMKMKTMPPLVPLGTLIGRELRHGNVEKPTINYGQAALAKKGEDYFLIKPDFLRVPEDPSTSFSVFAIFDGHNGISAAIFAKENLLNNILSAIPQGCDREEWLQALPRALVAGFVKTDIEFQQKGETSGTTVTFVVIDGWTITVASVGDSRCILDTQTGVVSLLTVDHRLEENVEERERVTASGGEVGRLNIFGGNEVGPLRCWPGGLCLSRSIGDTDVGEFIVPIPHVKQVKLSNCGGRLIIASDGIWDALSSDMAAQCCRGLPAELAAKLVVKEALRSRGLKDDTTCVVVDIIPYGYPAIPQTPKKKQNLLTSLIPGKRFHNSLNKEPNKLSAVGTVEELFEEGSAMLAERLGKDLALNSNSGTFRCAVCQGNEAPNDDLSVGPMLCLKCSRKKDAMEGKRANVGH; encoded by the exons ATGAGTGAAAAGGAAACTATGAAGATGAAAACAATGCCTCCGCTTGTACCTCTTGGGACTCTGATAGGTCGTGAGCTTAGGCATGGAAATGTGGAAAAGCCTACTATCAATTATGGACAGGCGGCCCTTGCGAAGAAAGGGGAGGATTATTTCTTAATCAAGCCTGATTTTCTGAGAGTTCCCGAGGATCCATCAACATCTTTCTCGGTTTTCGCG ATATTTGATGGGCATAATGGTATATCAGCTGCCATTTTTGCAAAGGAAAATTTGTTGAACAACATTTTAAGTGCGATTCCTCAAGGATGTGACCGTGAAGAATGGCTTCAAGCGCTTCCTCGAGCGTTAGTTGCAGGGTTTGTGAAAACTGACATAGAGTTTCAACAGAAAG GCGAGACATCTGGTACAACTGTTACATTCGTTGTGATTGACGGGTGGACTATAACCGTTGCATCTGTCGGTGATTCACGATGCATATTAGACACACAAACTGGTGTGGTATCGCTACTCACAGTTGATCATAGGCTTGAAGAGAATGTTGAAGAAAGGGAACGTGTAACAGCAAGTGGTGGTGAAGTTGGGCGCCTCAATATCTTTGGAGGGAACGAg GTTGGTCCACTACGTTGTTGGCCTGGCGGGTTGTGTCTCTCAAGGTCCATTGGTGATACAGATGTTGGGGAGTTTATAGTTCCAATACCACACGTTAAGCAAGTGAAG CTTTCAAATTGCGGGGGGAGACTTATAATTGCTTCTGATGGTATTTGGGATGCGTTATCATCTGACATGGCTGCTCAGTGTTGCCGTGGATTGCCTGCAGAGCTTGCTGCAAAGCTTGTTGTCAAG GAGGCTCTTAGGTCGCGTGGACTAAAAGATGACACAACATGTGTGGTTGTTGATATCATTCCTTATGGTTATCCAGCCATACCTCAAACAcctaaaaagaaacaaaatctgCTGACTTCACTTATTCCCGGAAAGAGGTTTCATAACTCTTTGAATAAAGAACCGAATAAGCTTTCAGCTGTTGGGACTGTAGAGGAGTTATTTGAAGAGGGGTCTGCAATGCTTGCTGAAAG GCTGGGAAAAGATTTGGCTTTAAATTCAAACTCGGGAACCTTTAGATGTGCGGTTTGTCAAGGGAACGAGGCACCAAATGACGATTTATCTGTGGGACCCATGCTGTGCTTGAAATGTAGCAGAAAGAAAGATGCAATGGAAGGGAAAAGGGCAAATGTAGGACACTGA
- the LOC110910297 gene encoding kinesin-like protein KIN-14I, with amino-acid sequence MTGSEDAGMTTAGEDTESEYMTEDEEDPTDRYDAARWLRKRVGVVVARDLPAEPSEEDFRQGLRSGMVLCIVLNKIRSGSVPKIVNAPSALFYTPDSTAQAAYFENVKNFLTAIEEMGLPTFEQTDLEPGGDFSSVVDCILAMKAYSESGASDFTWTPRPSRSRKTFLRNNSAPAMNAFARSQGVSINELLADQFGDGDDLEEECDTGPLYTIVSDLLEDREEEDIPIIVENILNKVKEEFASRLGVTTNDEQGLAAIESPISQPKPLTIHNLISKNILNNEKEEEIKKLEEEKAAREQERINKEKELRAQQKAKKEEEERIKKEKELLAQQEKARKEEEERIQREKELLAQQEKARKEEEERIQREKELLAQQEKARKEEEERIQREKELLAQQEKARKEEEERIQREKELLAQQEKARKEEEERIRREKELLRQQEKARRKEEKRIKREKELRAQKAQARKEKIERLKREKELLIQQAKEKKLEEQRIRREKRELEKQEKARRREEERIKRENLSLAQKEKAREEQERIRQEIELLALQEKAKEEEIAAIELEGINREKELLLEEEKANKEEEEQERIEREKEEERARKKDEYRKRMDEYNKLHVNTPKQRELIGQQDNELQNLRSTLSTAKTDVRSMQDNCQEEADNLGKHVDTLCQAAAGYKKVLEENRKLYNQVQDLKGSIRVYCRVRPSLPGQENQVTSVDYMDEETVTIIVPSKSGKEGRKASMFNKVFGPSATQEEVFSDTQPLIRSVLDGFNVCIFACGQTGAGKTYTLTGPAELTPETTGVTYRALNDLFLISEERKNLMNYEISINMIEIYNDEIWDLLVTDGTSKSLEISQPAKKGINLPDANLVPVSSTDDVMNLMNLCKKNRAANDRSNRAHTFLTAHVFGKDLTSGTATRGCMHLVDLAGNEKLENSDDEATHINQSLSALGDVLVALANKSSKVNYKNCKLTQLLQDALGAQAKILMFVHVHPDMDEALETLNTFKFAERFSALDKSTEVKDLKEQICLLKSALAKKEAGDPGWQDMISSPRGGDQNGGFEDEDDAKGKNPGSKQPAKSAPAKKAAAAPAKSGKPAAAADPKKKKGK; translated from the exons ATGACGGGATCGGAAGATGCAGGCATGACCACTGCCGGTGAAGATACCGAATCCGAATACATGACGGAGGATGAGGAAGATC CAACAGACAGATATGATGCAGCAAGATGGCTAAGGAAGAGGGTGGGTGTAGTGGTTGCAAGAGATTTACCAGCCGAGCCATCGGAAGAAGATTTTAGGCAAGGATTAAGAAGTGGGATGGTCCTCTGCATTGTTCTTAACAAGATTCGGTCCGGTTCTGTTCCTAAA ATTGTGAACGCACCATCGGCTCTCTTCTATACACCTGACTCAACAGCTCAAGCTGCCTACtttgaaaatgttaaaaattttCTTACAGCCATTGAAGAAATGGGCCTTCCGACGTTTGAACAAACTGATTTGGAACCG GGGGGAGATTTTTCTAGTGTGGTGGACTGTATACTTGCCATGAAAGCTTATAGTGAAAGCGGGGCTAGTGACTTTACATGGACTCCAAGACCGTCTAGAAGTCGAAAGACATTTCTACGCAATAACTCAGCACCGGCCATGAATGCCTTTGCAAGATCCCAAGGTGTTAGCATTAAtgaattgttggcggatcaatTTGGCGATGGAGATGACCTTGAAGAAGAG TGTGATACCGGACCTCTATACACGATTGTTTCGGATCTTCTTGAAGATAGAGAggaagaagacattcctatt attgTCGAGAATATACTGAATAAAGTCAAAGAGGAATTTGCAAGTAGATTGGGAGTTACAACTAATGATGAACAAGGGTTAGCTGCAATTGAGTCTCCTATATCTCAACCAAAACCTCTAACG aTTCACAATCTGATTAGCAAGAATATTTTAAATAATGAGAAGGAGgaagaaataaaaaaattagaggAAGAAAAAGCTGCAAGAGAGCAAGAACGCATAAATAAAGAAAAGGAATTACGTGCACAACAAAAGGCTAAAAAGGAAGAGGAGGAGCGCATAAAAAAAGAGAAGGAATTACTTGCACAACAAGAAAAGGCTAGAAAGGAAGAGGAGGAGCGCATACAAAGAGAGAAGGAATTACTTGCACAACAAGAAAAAGCTAGAAAGGAAGAGGAGGAACGCATACAAAGAGAGAAGGAATTACTTGCACAACAAGAAAAGGCTAGAAAGGAAGAGGAGGAACGCATACAAAGAGAGAAAGAATTGCTTGCACAACAAGAAAAGGCTAGAAAAGAAGAGGAGGAGCGCATACAAAGGGAGAAAGAATTACTTGCACAACAAGAAAAGGCTAGAAAGGAAGAGGAAGAGCGCATAAGAAGAGAGAAAGAATTACTTAGACAGCAAGAAAAGGCTAGAAGGAAAGAGGAAAAACGCATTAAAAGAGAGAAAGAATTACGTGCACAAAAAGCACAGGCTAGAAAGGAAAAGATAGAACGCCTAAAAAGAGAGAAAGAATTACTTATACAACAAGCAAAGGAGAAAAAGCTAGAGGAACAACGCATAAGAAGAGAGAAACGGGAACTTGAAAAACAAGAAAAGGCTAGAAGGCGAGAGGAAGAGCGCATCaaaagagagaatctatcactTGCACAAAAAGAAAAGGCGAGAGAGGAGCAAGAACGAATAAGACAAGAAATCGAATTGCTTGCACTACAAGAAAAGGCTAAAGAGGAGGAAATTGCTGCAATTGAGTTAGAAGGGATTAATAGAGAGAAAGAATTATTATTAGAAGAAGAAAAGGCTAACAAGGAGGAGGAGGAGCAAGAACGCATagaaagagagaaagaagaagaacggGCTAGAAAGAAAGATGAATACAGAAAAAGAATGGATGAATATAACAAATTACATGTGAACACTCCAAAGCAACGTGAGCTAATTGGTCAACAAGATAACGAATTACAG AATCTAAGAAGCACCCTTTCTACTGCAAAAACAGATGTGCGATCAATGCAAGATAACTGTCAAGAAGAAGCCGATAATCTAG GAAAGCATGTGGATACTTTATGTCAAGCTGCAGCCGGGTACAAGAAGGTTCTAGAAGAAAACAGAAAGCTATACAACCAAGTGCAAGACTTAAAAGGAAGTATAAGGGTATATTGTAGAGTTAGACCCTCTTTGCCTGGACAAGAGAATCAAGTAACAAGTGTAGATTACATGGATGAGGAAACCGTAACAATTATTGTTCCTTCAAAATCTGGAAAAGAGGGCCGCAAAGCATCAATGTTTAATAAAGTTTTCGGTCCCTCTGCAACTCAAG AAGAGGTATTCTCAGACACCCAACCATTGATACGTTCAGTTCTCGATGGATTTAATGTTTGCATATTTGCATGTGGTCAAACGGGCGCTGGCAAAACTTACACACtg ACTGGACCGGCAGAACTAACCCCAGAAACAACGGGTGTAACCTACCGAGCATTAAATGATCTGTTTCTTATCTCAGAGGAGAGAAAGAACCTCATGAACTATGAGATTTCTATCAACATGATTGAAATTTACAATGATGAAATTTGGGATCTCCTTGTGACAGATGGAACTAGCAAATC ATTAGAGATCAGTCAGCCTGCAAAGAAGGGAATAAATTTACCTGATGCAAATCTTGTACCGGTTTCATCAACTGATGATGTTATGAATCTAATGAACCTTTGTAAAAAGAATCGCGCAGCGAATGATCGTAGCAATCGTGCCCACAC tttCCTCACGGCTCATGTTTTTGGGAAAGACTTGACATCCGGGACTGCAACTAGAGGCTGTATGCATTTGGTCGACCTTGCTGGAAATGAGAAACTTGAAAATTCAGATGATGAAGCAACACATATTAATCAGTCACTTTCTGCATTAGGAGATGTTTTGGTAGCTCTTGCCAATAAAAGTTCTAAAGTTAACTACAAAAATTGCAAACTCACACAATTGCTTCAAGACGCTCTCg GAGCACAAGCAAAGATCCTAATGTTTGTTCATGTGCATCCTGATATGGATGAAGCTTTGGAAACACTCAACACATTTAAATTCGCTGAAAGATTTTCGGCCTTAGATAAGTCTACCGAGGTAAAGGATTTAAAAGAACAAATTTGCTTATTGAAATCGGCTTTAGCCAAGAAAGAAGCAGGAGACCCAGGGTGGCAAGAT ATGATAAGTTCACCAAGAGGTGGAGACCAAAATGGTGGTTTTGAAGACGAAGATGACGCAAAGGGCAAAAATCCAGGTTCAAAGCAACCAGCCAA gAGTGCTCCCGCGAAAAAAGCAGCTGCGGCACCTGCTAAGTCGGGGAAGCCGGCTGCAGCTGCTGATCCCAAGAAAAAGAAGGGAAAGTGA
- the LOC110869180 gene encoding pre-mRNA-splicing factor 38: protein MANRTDPSAKSIRGTNPQNLVEKILRSKIYQNTYWKEQCFGLTAETLVDKAMELDHVGGTHGGNRKPTPFICLVMKMLQIQPDKEIVVEFIKNEDYKYVRVLGAFYLRLTGTDIDVYRYLEPLYNDYRKLRRKLADGHFALTHVDEVIDELLTKDYSCDIALPRIKKRLTIEAIGALEPRKSALEDDFEEEEEKDEDEQLMDIDAGGHEKDYYRRPSPSRERDRDRDRDRKRDSHRHRDRDYDREYDRDYERDRRDRDRDRDRDRDRDLDRDRDRYRGRDDRDYGRDRDRRDRDRGGRRRSRSRSPSRERDRDRDREERRQRHARDSSTSPPRRGAAEGEKPPAAKKKKEKEKKDDGTDHPDPEIAEANRIRASLGLKPLRL, encoded by the exons ATGGCGAATCGTACGGACCCGTCAGCGAAGAGCATAAGGGGAACAAACCCACAGAACCTAGTTGAGAAGATATTGAGGTCGAAAATTTACCAAAACACCTATTGGAAGGAGCAGTGTTTCGGTTTGACAGCAGAGACACTAGTTGATAAGGCGATGGAGCTGGATCACGTTGGCGGAACTCATGGCGGTAACCGTAAACCCACACCTTTCATTTGTCTCGTCATGAAGATGCTCCAGATCCAACCTGATAAAGAAATTGTCGTTGAGTTCATCAAAAACGAAGATTATAA ATATGTTCGAGTACTTGGAGCCTTTTACCTGCGACTTACAGGCACAGATATCGATGTGTACCGGTATCTAGAGCCATTGTACAACGATTACAGGAAATTGAGACGCAAGTTAGCTGATGGGC ACTTTGCTCTGACGCATGTGGACGAGGTCATCGATGAACTCTTGACAAAAGATTATTCATGTGACATTGCTCTGCCTCGTATAAAGAAAAG GCTTACCATTGAAGCAATTGGTGCTCTGGAACCTAGAAAAAGTGCACTTGAAGATGATTTTGAGGAGGAAGAGGAAAAAGACGAGGATGAgcaactcatggatattgatgccGGGGGTCATGAAAAG GATTATTATCGTAGACCTAGCCCATCTAGGGAAAGAGACCGAGATCGTGATCGGGATCGGAAACGTGACAGCCATAGACATAG GGACCGTGATTATGATAGGGAGTACGACAGGGATTATGAGCGGGACCGGCGCGATAGAGACAGGGATCGGGACCGTGACCGTGACCGAGATCTAGACAGGGACAGGGATCGTTATCGTGGGAGAGACGATAGAGATTATGGACGGGATAGAGATAGACGAGACAGGGATCGTGGCGGCAGGAGGAGGAGCCGCTCAAGAAGCCCAAGCAGGGAGAGGGATAGGGATAGGGATAGGGAAGAGAGGCGGCAGAGGCACGCACGGGACTCCAGCACCAGTCCCCCGAGAAGAGGGGCGGCGGAGGGTGAGAAACCGCCAGCGGCAAAGAAaaagaaggaaaaggaaaagaaggatGATGGAACAGACCATCCTGACCCAGAAATTGCTGAAGCTAACAGGATACGTGCGTCTCTTGGTTTGAAACCTCTGAGGCTATGA